A single window of Drosophila suzukii chromosome 3, CBGP_Dsuzu_IsoJpt1.0, whole genome shotgun sequence DNA harbors:
- the LOC108007889 gene encoding uncharacterized protein, with the protein MTDKTGTEEFNADELEAPAWLNAQFIGDVLSSYEKCPELRVTALQITPASAQGDHYASVMFRTTAEYTTSKGKFSKPLIIKTMPEQEGHKKDMLAESHLFSTEIGAYTKALPEFERILREAGDDTKLYVPCIYHSLEPRQVMIFEDLVPQGYSVIRNRPIKEEELKKVFSKLAKWHAASMKVMNEQPELMEDFKYGLVEMPALMSDPMVTGGMASFVKMLDKIPELTKYKPFFEKIREDYLQRMADVLQEYRKNYQSDGYYVMCHGDFHLRNMMFKDNGDVMFVDFQVCNLCPITIDLIYSVYMLMEAEQRLDLGKDLINYYFSVLEDTLKKLDYQAEMPTQSGLWKQIHRHKYYDIFLISTFLPMMLPIKANKVKMNDIILDPITRDKCYTFDFYVDEIKRLLPKYEELGYFKDL; encoded by the exons ATGACAGATAAAACAGGTACAGAAGAATTCAATGCCGACGAGCTGGAGGCTCCGGCCTGGTTGAACGCCCAGTTCATTGGTGACGTTCTGAGCAGCTATGAAAAGTGCCCGGAACTAAGAGTAACAGCTCTACAAATCACCCCCGCAAGTGCCCAGGGAGATCACTATGCCAGCGTTATGTTCCGAACTACTGCCGAGTATACCACCTCGAAGGGAAAGTTCAGTAAGCCCCTTATCATCAAGACGATGCCCGAGCAGGAAGGTCACAAGAAGGATATGCTGGCCGAGTCACATTTGTTCTCCACGGAGATTGGAGCCTACACCAAGGCTCTTCCGGAGTTTGAGAGGATTCTCCGGGAGGCAGGAGATGATACAAAGCTATATGTGCCTTGCATCTACCACAGCTTGGAGCCTCGTCAGGTGATGATATTCGAGGATCTGGTGCCACAGGGATACTCTGTCATTCGAAACAGACCTATCAAAGAGGAGGAACTGAAAAAAGTCTTTTCCAAATTGGCCAAATGGCATGCTGCCAGCATGAAAGTTATGAATGAGCAACCAGAGCTCATGGAAGATTTTAAGTATGGTTTGGTTGAAATGCCCGCATTGATGTCGGATCCAATGGTCACAGGTGGCATGGCTAGCTTTGTGAAAATGCTAGATAAGATTCCCGAACTTACAAAGTACAAGCCGTTCTTTGAGAAAATAAGGGAGGATTACTTACAGCGAATGGCCGACGTGCTGCAGGAGTACCGAAAGAACTATCAATCCGATGGATACTACGTAATGTGTCACGGCGATTTCCATCTTCGAAATATGATGTTTAAGGACAACGGGGACGTCATGTTTGTGGATTTCCAAGTCTGTAATCTGTGCCCCATTACAATCGATCTGATTTATTCCGTCTACATGCTTATGGAGGCAGAGCAGCGATTGGATCTCGGGAAAGATTTAATTAACTACTACTTCTCCGTCCTGGAGGACACTTTGAAAAAATTGGACTACCAGGCCGAGATGCCCACACAATCGGGTCTCTGGAAACAAATTCATCGCCACAAGTACTATG ATATCTTCCTCATTTCCACTTTTCTTCCAATGATGTTGCCCATTAAAGCAAATAAGGTGAAAATGAACGATATAATTCTGGACCCAATAACAAGAGATAAGTGCTACACATTCGACTTTTATGTTGATGAAATCAAGAGGCTCCTTCCCAAGTACGAAGAATTGGGATACTTTAAAGATCTATGA
- the LOC108007903 gene encoding uncharacterized protein produces the protein MESHIIEFNADELQPPSWLNARFIGGILSAYEKIDLNVTDLQISPATAQGDHYASVMFRTKVEYTTAKGKFSKPLIIKTMPEQEGHKKDMLAESHLFETEIGMYCHALPEFERILREAGDHTKLFVPCIYHSLKPRQVMIFEDLVPQGYTVIRNSPPSVGDLKLAFNKLAKWHAVSMKVINEQPTFLKEFKYGLFEMPTINSDPFITTGMGNFIKMLDKFPELKKYKPHFEKIKDNYLDRLQVEMHEFHKYRRNDRYYVLCHGDFHLRNMMFRHNKKLGAYDDVMLVDFQFCNLVPITVDLTYSVYMLMESEQRWEMGKDLINDYFSVLLDTLRKIGFKGDMPTQTGLWDQIHNNKYFDLFMISTLLPVMLAIKSNTLKMHDAIQDPEARQKSYYHDAYVKDVSKLLPKFEKLGYFNDL, from the exons ATGGAAAGTCATATTATTGAATTTAATGCTGACGAACTTCAGCCGCCATCCTGGTTAAATGCCCGGTTCATCGGTGGAATTTTGAGTGCCTACGAGAAAATAGATCTGAATGTAACCGATCTGCAGATCTCACCTGCAACTGCCCAAGGAGATCACTATGCCAGCGTTATGTTCCGCACCAAAGTGGAGTATACCACCGCGAAGGGAAAGTTCTCCAAGCCGCTGATCATCAAAACCATGCCGGAGCAGGAAGGTCACAAAAAGGACATGCTGGCCGAATCGCATCTGTTCGAAACCGAGATCGGAATGTACTGCCATGCTCTTCCGGAGTTCGAAAGAATTCTCCGGGAGGCTGGTGACCATACAAAGCTGTTCGTGCCCTGCATTTATCATAGCCTGAAGCCACGCCAAGTGATGATCTTTGAGGATCTGGTGCCGCAAGGATACACCGTCATCCGGAACAGTCCTCCCTCAGTGGGGGATTTAAAATTAGCATTCAACAAGCTGGCCAAATGGCACGCAGTCAGCATGAAAGTCATTAATGAA CAACCTACTTTTCTGAAGGAGTTCAAATATGGCCTTTTTGAAATGCCCACCATTAATTCGGATCCGTTTATAACCACAGGCATGGGAAACTTTATCAAAATGCTGGACAAATTCCCAGAGCTAAAGAAGTATAAGCCCCATTTCGAAAAGATAAAAGATAACTATTTGGACCGACTGCAAGTTGAGATGCATGAGTTTCACAAATATCGGCGGAATGATCGATACTATGTCCTGTGCCACGGTGACTTTCATCTACGGAACATGATGTTTAGGCACAACAAGAAGTTAGGAGCCTATGATGACGTCATGCTGGTGGATTTCCAGTTCTGCAATCTTGTCCCCATTACAGTTGATTTAACATACTCCGTATATATGTTAATGGAGTCGGAACAGCGTTGGGAAATGGGAAAGGACTTGATCAACGACTATTTCTCGGTTTTGCTAGACACTCTTAGGAAAATTGGATTCAAGGGGGATATGCCCACCCAAACTGGATTGTGGGATCAAATACACAACAACAAATACTTTG ATTTATTTATGATCAGCACATTGCTTCCAGTGATGTTGGCCATTAAATCAAACACTCTTAAAATGCATGACGCCATCCAAGATCCAGAGGCTCGGCAGAAGTCTTACTATCATGACGCTTATGTAAAAGATGTCTCCAAGCTCTTGCCCAAATTTGAAAAATTGGGATACTTTAATGATCTATAA
- the LOC108007905 gene encoding uncharacterized protein, whose amino-acid sequence MTEEVDTSQFNADELQPPIWLNAQFIEEALSAYEKVPLQVTDLKISPATAQGDHYASVMFRTVAEYTTAQGKFSKPMIVKTMPEEEGHKKDILTDSHIFETEILMYSKALPEFERILQEAGDNTKLYVPCIYHSLEPRKVMIFDDLVPQGYTVIRNRPATKEELKKVFSKLAKWHAVSMKVINERPDFLKDFKYGMWDMSAFLSDPMITTGLPCFLEMLDKVPELTRYKPYFEKIKENYIQRMSEIMLEYRSNPQANRYYVLCHGDFHIRNMLFKNNKETGAPDDVMLVDFQFSNVCPITIDLTYSVYMLMESEERCDLGKDFINYYFSVLVDTLKKVGFKGEVPTQSGLWNHIRGHRYYDFFLMTSFLAMILAIKTNSLKLTDLILDHETKQKTYFLDAYLKDVKTLLPIFEKMGYFENL is encoded by the exons ATGACCGAAGAAGTAGATACATCGCAATTTAATGCCGACGAGCTTCAGCCACCAATTTGGCTTAATGCCCAGTTTATTGAAGAGGCCCTGAGTGCATACGAAAAGGTTCCATTGCAAGTTACCGATCTGAAAATATCACCAGCTACTGCCCAGGGAGATCATTATGCCAGCGTTATGTTCCGAACTGTTGCAGAGTACACCACCGCGCAGGGAAAGTTCTCCAAACCAATGATCGTTAAGACGATGCCGGAGGAGGAAGGTCACAAGAAGGATATACTCACGGATTCGCACATCTTCGAAACAGAAATCCTGATGTACAGCAAGGCATTGCCGGAGTTTGAGAGGATTCTGCAAGAGGCAGGGGACAATACCAAGCTCTATGTGCCGTGCATCTACCACAGTCTGGAGCCTAGGAAGGTGATGATCTTCGATGATCTGGTCCCTCAGGGATACACAGTCATCCGAAATCGCCCTGCCACcaaagaagaactgaaaaaagTATTTTCCAAATTAGCCAAATGGCATGCAGTCAGCATGAAAGTTATAAATGAG AGACCTGACTTCcttaaagattttaaatatGGTATGTGGGACATGAGCGCTTTTTTAAGCGATCCCATGATCACCACTGGGCTACCATGTTTTCTGGAAATGCTTGACAAGGTTCCGGAACTTACAAGGTACAAGCcgtattttgaaaaaattaaggAGAACTACATCCAACGGATGAGTGAAATTATGTTGGAATACCGTTCCAATCCGCAAGCAAATAGGTATTATGTGCTGTGCCATGGCGATTTTCATATTCGGAATATGTTGTTTAAGAACAACAAGGAAACGGGAGCCCCGGATGATGTTATGCTGGTGGATTTTCAGTTTAGCAATGTTTGTCCCATTACCATCGACCTGACATACTCCGTCTACATGCTGATGGAGTCAGAGGAGCGCTGTGACCTCGGTAAAGATTTTATCAATTATTATTTCTCTGTTTTGGTGGACACTCTGAAGAAAGTGGGCTTCAAGGGTGAAGTGCCCACACAGAGTGGGTTGTGGAATCATATTCGTGGGCATAGATATTATG ACTTCTTCCTGATGACCTCTTTCCTGGCCATGATACTAGCCATTAAAACAAATAGTTTAAAATTGACAGATTTAATTTTGGATCacgaaacaaaacaaaaaacatatttCTTGGATGCTTACCTCAAAGATGTTAAAACACTGTTGCCTATATTCGAAAAAATGGgttattttgaaaatttataa
- the LOC136117048 gene encoding uncharacterized protein, with product MGTGSKNYQAPEWLTAEFLQDVLKEHFKEEQLAVTELLVKSAQVGDQAAGFASEMHRASFNLQRGSAPKSKFSVIVKDHPKGQTGAVAQRSKLFKREILAYKEVLPRVQTLLQSIGDQTKIAPTCYYTTESPEPFLILEDMQLSGFENFERGRLLNLDYVLPTIEKVAKLHACSALIAQENPEVLEFFDEAPISRNPDRRDFLTFFPVNIRCVAEEVAHWKGYEEITEKMFKLAENVLQRALTMFESTGKEFRVFNLTDLWINNLLFHINNGTKEPDDVVTLDFQLAYVGSPTIDLNYFLYGSLNENVRKVHFKYIVREYQRTLQQTLEKLNYKGHIPTLKEIHIELINTSLMGVIGATCLTPLIFREGAGFENLEDLNSRTESGDRFRRENVENPKYRAFLQRTIKEFELSGFLDI from the exons ATGGGAACCGGCAGCAAGAACTACCAGGCACCGGAATGGCTTACCGCTGAATTCCTACAGGATGTACTGAAGGAGCATTTCAAGGAGGAGCAGCTGGCGGTCACGGAGTTGCTGGTGAAAAGTGCCCAAGTTGGCGACCAGGCAGCTGGATTTGCCAGTGAAATGCACCGGGCCAGCTTCAATCTTCAAAGGGGTTCGGCGCCGAAGAGCAAGTTCTCGGTGATTGTGAAAGATCATCCCAAGGGACAAACGGGTGCGGTGGCCCAAAGAAGTAAGCTCTTCAAGCGCGAGATTCTGGCCTACAAAGAGGTGCTCCCACGAGTCCAGACACTTCTCCAATCCATCGGAGATCAAACGAAAATTGCTCCCACATGTTACTACACCACGGAATCGCCGGAACCCTTCCTTATCCTGGAGGACATGCAGCTGTCCGGCTTCGAGAATTTCGAGCGGGGTCGTCTACTGAACCTGGATTACGTATTGCCCACCATTGAGAAGGTCGCCAAGTTGCACGCCTGCAGCGCCCTCATCGCCCAGGAGAACCCCGAGGTGCTGGAATTCTTCGACGAGGCGCCCATCTCCCGGAATCCCGACCGTCGTGACTTTCTCACCTTCTTCCCCGTAAACATCCGCTGCGTAGCCGAGGAGGTGGCCCACTGGAAGGGCTACGAGGAGATCACGGAGAAGATGTTCAAGCTGGCCGAGAATGTCCTGCAGAGGGCGCTGACCATGTTTGAGTCCACCGGCAAGGAGTTCCGCGTTTTCAACCTCACCGATCTGTGGATCAACAATCTTTTGTTCCACATTAACAACGGGACCAAGGAACCCGATGATGTGGTCACG TTGGACTTCCAGTTGGCCTACGTGGGATCCCCAACCATTGATCTCAACTACTTCCTCTACGGCTCTTTAAACGAGAATGTTCGAAAGGTTCATTTCAAGTATATCGTTCGGGAATACCAAAGAACCCTACAGCAGACCCTGGAGAAGCTAAATTACAAAGGACACATTCCCACTCTTAAGGAAATCCACATCGAGTTGATCAACACCAGTCTAATGG GTGTCATCGGTGCCACTTGCTTGACCCCCCTGATTTTCCGGGAAGGAGCCGGTTTCGAGAACCTCGAGGATCTAAACTCGCGCACCGAAAGCGGCGATCGTTTCCGCCGCGAAAATGTCGAGAACCCCAAGTACCGAGCTTTCCTTCAGCGCACTATCAAAGAGTTCGAACTGTCCGGATTCTTGGATATTTAA
- the LOC108007909 gene encoding uncharacterized protein, protein MSDNDEIVNPNEHLIIPDWINEKYFEGVLAKDEPDHVKVLKFTVVAAIPPGENFTSTMLRVYIKLEMKDGSVKTKTYIFKTMLPEEKGGSDINDFGLFPKEAKMYKTYLPAFEALYKDVGWDLKLAPKCLHTEERDGDIHFIFEDLCVQRFKNMDRTKGLDMEHMTKSLHKLAEYHAASAVYEELHGPYPSEFNEGFVKRDVKKFHIDGFKRKEKAYKKAMLMWGMKDAEKYVKDFPNEDQYWAQCLSTLEADPTEFHVLNHGDFWSSNLMSNYLPDGSLDQLILIDFQLTTWASPAVDLLFFLTLSPEKDLLIKEFDHFVRIYWERLIECLKVLKLKKPLPKLRDLQSSMNNKHYSFYPFFSIMNHLPIILFPSDKDSSFHNMTADTEEGESLRLRMLSNPAFGNVMKELYPFLYNRGILNFEDYDV, encoded by the exons ATGTCCGACAACGACGAAATCGTAAACCCCAATGAGCATCTGATCATTCCGGATTGGATCAACGAAAAGTACTTCGAAGGTGTCCTGGCCAAGGACGAACCAGATCATGTTAAAGTACTGAAATTCACCGTGGTAGCGGCGATTCCGCCTGGGGAGAATTTCACCTCGACCATGTTGAGGGTCTATATTAAGCTTGAAATGAAAG ATGGTAGCGTCAAGACCAAAACATATATTTTCAAGACGATGCTACCCGAGGAGAAAGGTGGCAGTGACATTAACGATTTTGGACTTTTCCCCAAGGAGGCTAAGATGTACAAAACGTACCTTCCCGCCTTCGAGGCCCTCTACAAGGATGTCGGGTGGGACCTTAAATTGGCGCCCAAGTGCCTGCACACTGAGGAGCGGGATGGAGACATCCACTTCATCTTCGAGGACCTGTGTGTCCAGCGATTCAAGAACATGGATCGTACCAAGGGACTGGATATGGAGCACATGACAAAATCCCTGCACAAGTTGGCCGAGTATCACGCGGCCAGTGCGGTGTACGAGGAGCTGCATGGTCCCTATCCCAGTGAATTCAATGAGGGATTCGTGAAGCGGGATGTAAAGAAATTCCATATTGATGGGTTCAAGCGGAAGGAGAAGGCCTACAAGAAGGCAATGCTTATGTGGGGCATGAAAGACGCAGAGAAATACGTCAAGGACTTT CCCAATGAAGATCAGTATTGGGCTCAATGCCTGAGTACTTTGGAGGCGGATCCCACGGAATTCCATGTACTCAATCACGGTGACTTCTGGTCTAGCAATCTGATGAGCAATTATTTGCCCGACGGAAGTCTCGATCAGCTCATACTAATCGACTTCCAGCTTACCACGTGGGCCAGTCCTGCGGTGGACCTGCTCTTCTTCCTCACCCTCTCCCCCGAAAAGGATTTGCTTATCAAGGAGTTTGATCACTTCGTGCGAATCTACTGGGAGCGCCTCATCGAGTGCCTAAAGGTTTTGAAACTGAAAAAGCCCTTGCCAAAACTACGCGATCTTCAAAGCTCTATGAACAACAAGCACTATTCATTTTACC CTTTCTTCAGCATTATGAATCACCTGCCCATAATTCTATTTCCCTCCGATAAGGACAGCAGTTTTCACAATATGACCGCTGACACAGAGGAAGGAGAAAGTCTCAGATTGCGTATGCTTTCCAATCCCGCCTTTGGAAATGTTATGAAGGAGCTATATCCCTTCCTGTATAACCGCGGAATTTTAAACTTTGAAGACTATGATGTTTGA
- the LOC108007913 gene encoding uncharacterized protein — protein MPDNSTKFCKSSDVRIPDWVNEAYFKRLLKREFREFRRILNLSIIPATPPGETYTSLLMRIVIDIEMKDGFSQQKSYIVKTMLDDAQGNGGFVNTLNIFPKEKMMYETIIPNFELLYEEAGLSVKFAPKCHWAEDIKGRICLVQEDLQTKKYRNINRLKGFDMVHMQRVLEKLAEFHAASAVWRQRKGPFPDDFQRIYLPANYNRSKSYQARLQSFKTAMASWGLADHEEYVSRIPTADQFVQSYARCFNNNPLEFKVLNHGDLWSSNIMLSYTQSGDINQIRFVDFQLCKWGSPAQDLWELIICSARHSIRIQNFDCFIRIYHTHLVRCLKILKYSERVPMLRELHMNMIKYGFWGYFNTFTHLVFILLPVDTEASLVKLTQPGEEGDRFRSKVYTNPLYIRAALSIFPFLYRRGILDF, from the exons ATGCCCGATAACAGCACCAAGTTCTGCAAATCCAGCGATGTCCGGATTCCGGATTGGGTCAACGAGGCCTACTTCAAGCGACTGCTTAAGAGGGAATTTCGCGAGTTCCGGCGCATCCTGAACCTCTCGATTATTCCGGCCACACCGCCCGGAGAGACCTACACCTCGCTGCTGATGCGCATCGTCATCGACATCGAGATGAAAG ATGGATTCTCACAACAAAAATCGTACATAGTGAAGACCATGCTGGACGATGCCCAGGGGAATGGTGGCTTTGTGAATACCCTGAATATATTTCCCAAGGAGAAGATGATGTACGAAACTATCATACCGAATTTCGAACTTCTCTATGAGGAGGCTGGACTGAGTGTAAAATTCGCACCAAAATGTCACTGGGCGGAAGATATAAAAGGGCGGATCTGCCTGGTGCAGGAAGATCTGCAAACGAAAAAATACCGCAATATCAATCGCCTCAAGGGTTTCGATATGGTCCATATGCAACGTGTGCTGGAAAAATTAGCTGAATTTCACGCGGCAAGTGCAGTTTGGCGTCAACGTAAAGGACCTTTTCCCGATGACTTTCAGAGAATTTATCTACCCGCCAACTACAACCGATCCAAGTCTTACCAGGCGAGGCTTCAGAGCTTTAAGACAGCAATGGCCAGTTGGGGTTTGGCCGATCATGAGGAGTACGTGAGTCGCATA CCCACTGCTGACCAATTTGTGCAATCCTACGCCCGCTGTTTCAACAACAATCCGCTTGAGTTTAAGGTTCTTAATCACGGCGATTTGTGGTCCAGCAACATTATGCTAAGCTATACCCAATCTGGTGATATCAACCAAATTCGTTTCGTGGATTTCCAACTGTGCAAATGGGGCAGTCCGGCTCAGGACCTGTGGGAACTCATCATTTGCTCGGCCCGGCATAGTATACGGATACAAAACTTCGACTGCTTTATCAGGATATACCATACCCACCTAGTGCGGTGTCTGAAGATCCTTAAATATAGCGAAAGAGTGCCGATGCTAAGGGAGCTGCATATGAACATGATAAAGTATGGATTTTGGG GTTACTTTAACACATTCACCCATTTGGTGTTTATCCTATTACCCGTGGACACGGAGGCCAGCTTGGTGAAGCTTACGCAGCCGGGAGAGGAAGGGGATCGCTTCCGGTCTAAGGTCTACACAAATCCCCTATACATCCGTGCTGCCCTCAGCATATTCCCCTTTCTTTATAGGCGTGGCATATTAGACTTTTAA
- the LOC108007912 gene encoding uncharacterized protein: MSRSEKIENPNESLIIPEWLNRAKFEFLLAKDEPDYSKILQFTPVAAVPPGCNFTSVMLRVYLDLEMKDGTQKRKSYVVKTTLSLDKGGQRVNEMRYFHKEQQMYSTYLPEFEEIYREAGHPVQLIPKCLEIGEIEGNLYFIFEDLSAQNYKGKDQTKGVDMEHMRLSLQKLAELHAASVIYKDRHGPYHTDFYHGFAKKDSLQFSLIGFETKAPEYKEAMKTWGMDECYLKNFPTTEQYGKLCLESLNVDPQDFNVLTHGDFSATNMLYKYDGNGALSDAVLLDFQVCKWASPAQDLLMMITLSAEKDSRYREFDNFVRIYWEYLIECLRVLKYKKPLPQLRELQSAIYKKNNTFCAFFSVLNHLPGHLLPPCKESNLHTINSKDEEGRKLRKRSYTNPAFVEVIREFYPFCCNRGLFNFEDFD; the protein is encoded by the exons ATGTCGCGCTCCGAGAAGATCGAGAACCCCAACGAGAGTCTGATTATACCTGAATGGTTAAACAGGGCGAAGTTTGAGTTCTTGCTCGCAAAGGATGAGCCTGATTATAGTAAGATTCTCCAGTTTACTCCAGTGGCCGCTGTTCCGCCAGGATGCAATTTTACATCGGTCATGTTGCGTGTTTACTTGGATTTAGAAATGAAGG ACGGAACTCAAAAAAGAAAGTCGTATGTGGTCAAGACCACCCTGAGTTTAGATAAGGGCGGCCAGAGAGTGAATGAGATGCGGTACTTCCACAAGGAGCAGCAGATGTACTCCACTTATTTACCCGAGTTTGAGGAAATCTATCGTGAGGCTGGGCATCCTGTGCAGCTGATACCAAAGTGCTTGGAAATCGGAGAGATCGAGGGAAATCTCTACTTCATCTTTGAAGATCTTTCAGCCCAGAACTATAAGGGTAAGGATCAAACCAAGGGGGTGGATATGGAGCATATGCGACTGTCTCTTCAGAAGTTGGCTGAGCTGCATGCCGCCAGTGTGATCTACAAAGATCGCCATGGGCCCTACCACACTGACTTTTATCATGGATTCGCCAAGAAGGACAGCCTTCAGTTTAGCCTGATTGGGTTTGAAACAAAGGCTCCGGAGTACAAGGAAGCCATGAAAACTTGGGGAATGGATGAATGTTACCTTAAGAACTTC CCCACTACAGAGCAGTATGGCAAACTCTGTTTGGAATCCCTCAATGTAGATCCCCAAGATTTCAATGTCCTCACTCATGGCGACTTTTCTGCCACCAATATGCTATACAAGTACGATGGAAATGGTGCTCTTAGTGATGCCGTTTTACTGGACTTTCAGGTCTGCAAATGGGCAAGTCCGGctcaggatctgctaatgaTGATAACCCTTTCCGCCGAAAAGGATTCGCGCTATAGGGAATTCGATAATTTTGTGAGAATCTACTGGGAATATCTCATCGAATGCTTAAGAGTGCTAAAGTACAAAAAGCCTCTTCCCCAGTTGAGGGAGCTTCAATCTGCCATCTATAAGAAAAATAACACATTCTGTG CTTTCTTTTCCGTGTTAAATCACTTACCTGGCCATTTGCTGCCCCCTTGTAAGGAAAGTAACCTGCATACCATTAATTCCAAGGATGAGGAGGGCAGGAAGCTTCGAAAACGATCCTACACAAATCCTGCCTTTGTGGAAGTCATCAGAGAGTTTTATCCCTTTTGCTGCAACCGCGGTCTCTTTAATTTCGAAGACTTTGACTGA